A DNA window from Amycolatopsis sp. DSM 110486 contains the following coding sequences:
- a CDS encoding DMT family transporter, whose amino-acid sequence MKNPETRPVLQWSAAMALSGTIGAVVLESGAAAPAVAFARCLVGGVLLVVWCLARGYLRSWRPSLRDLLLAALGGVLLVANWVLLFTSYTLSSIGVSTVVYHTQPLILVGLAAAFLGEKVAKTHLARAGVAFAGVVVISLSAHGDDGQPVRFAGIALALGAAVLYAGTSFVAKQLTHVRPHLLAAVQLAVGTVLLAPALAFTPLPHSVPGLLWLVLLGTVHTAVMYVLMYASIGKLPTTTVALLSYLYPVVAVVVDVLAFGHRLSWPEGLGMLAVLAAALAPQRGGRSRSRTTGENVTRGSDPCGTRTPARPRR is encoded by the coding sequence ATGAAGAACCCCGAAACCCGCCCGGTCCTGCAGTGGTCGGCTGCCATGGCCCTGTCGGGCACGATCGGCGCGGTAGTGCTGGAAAGCGGTGCCGCCGCGCCCGCCGTCGCGTTCGCCCGCTGTCTCGTCGGCGGTGTCCTGCTCGTGGTGTGGTGCCTCGCGCGCGGTTATCTGCGCAGCTGGCGACCGTCCTTGCGCGACCTGCTGCTGGCCGCGCTCGGCGGAGTGCTGCTGGTGGCCAACTGGGTGCTGCTGTTCACGTCGTACACGCTGTCGTCGATCGGCGTGAGCACCGTCGTCTACCACACGCAGCCGCTCATCCTGGTGGGTCTGGCGGCGGCGTTCCTGGGTGAAAAAGTCGCGAAGACGCACCTGGCCCGGGCGGGCGTCGCGTTCGCCGGCGTGGTGGTGATCTCCCTCTCGGCCCACGGCGACGACGGGCAACCGGTGCGGTTCGCGGGGATCGCGCTCGCGCTGGGCGCGGCGGTGCTCTACGCCGGCACGTCGTTCGTGGCGAAGCAGCTCACCCACGTGCGCCCGCACCTGCTCGCGGCGGTGCAGTTGGCGGTGGGGACGGTGCTGCTGGCCCCGGCGCTGGCGTTCACGCCGTTACCGCACTCGGTTCCGGGGCTGCTGTGGCTGGTGCTGCTCGGCACCGTGCACACAGCGGTGATGTACGTGCTGATGTACGCGAGCATCGGCAAGCTGCCCACCACGACGGTGGCGCTGCTGTCCTACCTGTACCCGGTGGTCGCGGTGGTGGTGGACGTGCTGGCGTTCGGCCACCGGCTGTCGTGGCCGGAGGGCCTGGGAATGCTGGCGGTGCTCGCCGCCGCGCTGGCACCCCAGCGCGGCGGCAGGTCCCGGTCGCGAACGACCGGGGAAAACGTCACTCGTGGTTCGGACCCGTGTGGTACTCGAACACCAGCCCGCCCACGGCGATGA
- a CDS encoding GlxA family transcriptional regulator — MDVQRVAVVLADRVSPFELGVACEVFGTDRSSDGIEGWEFGVCSPKGSENHTVDTWSGFGLTGLSGLDFAATADLLIVPTCEPRTVAPPEPVLDVLRDARERGAWVAGFCAGVFSLGYAGLLDGRRCTVHWVYEQDFRRLFPKALVDPQALYADDDGVSTSAGTVAAVDLCLHLVRRLRGVAAATTLARRMVAAPHRAGGQAQFVEAPLPATASPDDAVVAEALEWVERRLDRPFTVAELARRSGLGERTFLRRFSAATGTTPHRWLTERRLDRAQALLEEGRLSVEDIATACGYASAAALRHQFTRLRATTPSAYRAAFQGS, encoded by the coding sequence GTGGATGTGCAACGGGTCGCGGTGGTGCTGGCCGACCGGGTCTCACCGTTCGAGCTGGGCGTCGCGTGCGAGGTGTTCGGCACCGACCGCAGTTCGGACGGAATCGAGGGCTGGGAGTTCGGCGTGTGCTCGCCGAAGGGGTCCGAAAACCACACAGTGGACACCTGGTCCGGTTTCGGGCTCACGGGACTGTCCGGATTGGACTTCGCCGCGACGGCCGATCTGCTGATCGTGCCGACGTGCGAACCGCGCACGGTGGCGCCGCCGGAACCGGTTCTTGATGTCCTCCGTGACGCCCGGGAGCGCGGCGCGTGGGTCGCCGGGTTCTGCGCCGGCGTGTTCTCCCTCGGCTACGCGGGCCTGCTCGACGGCCGCCGCTGCACCGTGCACTGGGTGTACGAACAGGACTTCCGCCGGCTCTTCCCGAAGGCTCTCGTGGACCCGCAGGCGCTGTACGCGGACGATGACGGCGTGTCGACGAGCGCGGGCACCGTCGCGGCCGTGGACCTGTGCCTGCACCTCGTGCGGCGGCTGCGCGGCGTCGCGGCGGCCACCACGCTCGCGCGGCGGATGGTCGCGGCCCCGCACCGCGCGGGCGGGCAGGCGCAGTTCGTCGAGGCACCGCTGCCCGCCACCGCCTCGCCGGACGACGCCGTGGTCGCCGAGGCGCTGGAGTGGGTGGAACGGCGGCTGGACCGGCCGTTCACGGTCGCGGAGCTCGCGCGCCGCAGCGGGCTGGGGGAGCGGACGTTCCTGCGCCGGTTCTCCGCCGCGACGGGCACCACGCCGCACCGCTGGCTCACCGAACGCCGGCTCGACCGCGCGCAGGCGCTACTGGAGGAGGGCCGGCTGTCTGTCGAGGACATCGCGACGGCCTGTGGCTACGCCTCAGCGGCCGCGCTGCGCCACCAGTTCACGCGCCTGCGGGCAACCACCCCGAGCGCCTACCGTGCGGCCTTCCAGGGCTCCTAA
- the trpD gene encoding anthranilate phosphoribosyltransferase, with protein MGTTPVPHTWSGLLTQLIGRSDLSADDTAWAMDQIMSGAATQAQIAGFAIALRAKGETPEEISGMAEAMLAHARRIELDAPAVDIVGTGGDRSNSVNISTMATIVTAAAGAPVAKHGNRSASSKSGAADVLETLGVAIDLAPDAVHRSLREIGIGFCFAPAFHPAFRHTGPPRRELGVPTTFNLLGPLTNPAQPRSALIGCAYADKTRVLAEVFAQRGFSVLVARGDDGLDEITTTTTTSVWMVSDGTVTERSFDPSALGIPRATAEDLRGGDATANAEVVRQLVAGKTGPVRDAVVLNAAAALAAFRGFSGSLEDDLATGLEQANRAIDSGAAAALLERWITFSSASR; from the coding sequence ATGGGCACCACCCCGGTCCCCCACACCTGGTCCGGCCTGCTGACGCAGCTGATCGGGCGCTCGGACCTGTCCGCCGACGACACGGCGTGGGCCATGGACCAGATCATGTCCGGAGCGGCCACGCAGGCGCAGATCGCCGGGTTCGCGATCGCGTTGCGCGCCAAGGGCGAGACGCCGGAGGAGATCTCCGGCATGGCCGAGGCGATGCTGGCGCACGCGCGCCGCATCGAACTGGACGCGCCCGCCGTCGACATCGTCGGCACAGGCGGCGACCGGTCCAACTCGGTCAACATCTCCACGATGGCGACGATCGTCACAGCGGCCGCGGGCGCGCCCGTTGCCAAGCACGGCAACCGCAGCGCTTCGTCGAAGTCGGGCGCGGCCGACGTTTTGGAGACGCTCGGCGTCGCGATCGACTTGGCACCGGACGCGGTGCACCGGTCGTTGCGCGAGATCGGCATCGGCTTCTGCTTCGCGCCCGCGTTCCACCCGGCGTTCCGCCACACCGGCCCGCCGCGGCGGGAGCTGGGCGTGCCGACGACGTTCAACCTGCTCGGCCCGCTCACCAACCCGGCCCAGCCGCGCAGCGCGCTGATCGGCTGCGCGTACGCGGACAAGACCCGTGTGCTGGCGGAAGTGTTCGCACAGCGCGGTTTCTCGGTGCTCGTGGCCCGCGGCGACGACGGCCTCGACGAGATCACCACCACCACGACCACGTCGGTCTGGATGGTCTCGGACGGCACCGTGACCGAACGCAGCTTCGACCCCAGTGCGCTCGGCATCCCGCGCGCCACGGCCGAGGACCTGCGCGGCGGCGACGCGACGGCCAACGCCGAAGTGGTGCGCCAGCTCGTGGCCGGCAAGACCGGTCCGGTGCGCGACGCCGTGGTGCTCAACGCGGCGGCCGCGCTAGCCGCGTTCCGAGGCTTCTCCGGTTCGCTGGAGGACGATCTGGCCACCGGGCTGGAGCAGGCCAACCGCGCCATCGACTCCGGCGCGGCGGCGGCCCTGCTGGAGCGCTGGATCACGTTCTCCTCGGCGTCTCGCTGA
- a CDS encoding ribonuclease E inhibitor RraB, whose amino-acid sequence MSLLGRLRDLARKRESPGLTPDAPGLMIVAKAFDPAVADSAVLANSPGWVASAPAVFVHHLSLPPDRVAEAAAILAQDGWELREQGPDGDRVLVHALRVQVLDALHCAQERSRMAGLAQRLGGDALGWDARQPGESPTASA is encoded by the coding sequence GTGAGTTTGCTCGGTCGGCTTCGTGACCTGGCCCGAAAGCGCGAAAGTCCCGGTCTGACGCCTGATGCGCCCGGTTTGATGATCGTCGCGAAGGCGTTCGACCCCGCCGTGGCCGACTCGGCGGTGCTCGCGAATTCACCCGGCTGGGTCGCATCCGCACCCGCCGTCTTCGTCCACCACCTGAGCCTGCCGCCCGATCGCGTGGCCGAGGCGGCGGCGATCCTCGCGCAGGACGGGTGGGAGCTGCGCGAGCAAGGCCCCGACGGTGACCGAGTGCTGGTCCACGCCCTGCGGGTGCAGGTGCTCGACGCCCTGCACTGCGCCCAGGAACGCTCGCGGATGGCCGGTCTGGCGCAGCGCCTCGGCGGCGACGCGCTCGGCTGGGACGCCCGGCAACCGGGTGAGTCGCCCACCGCGTCCGCGTGA
- a CDS encoding heme-copper oxidase subunit III, translating to MRSVTTAASTISQRVHSLNRPNMVSVGTVVWLSSELMFFAGLFAMFFTVKAQNAAGAPWPPPLHGEEFHLNIPYAIPFTVILVLSSLTCQFGVFAAERGDVYGLRRWYIVTLIMGAIFVAGQANEYHNLVEEGLTIPSGPFGTVFYLATGFHGLHVIGGLIAFVYLLIRTKLSKFTPAQATSAIVVSYYWHFVDIVWVGLFAVIYILP from the coding sequence ATGCGATCCGTGACAACGGCAGCTTCCACCATCAGCCAGCGGGTCCACTCGCTGAACCGGCCGAACATGGTCAGCGTCGGCACAGTCGTGTGGCTGTCCAGCGAACTGATGTTCTTCGCCGGACTGTTCGCCATGTTCTTCACCGTCAAGGCGCAGAACGCGGCCGGCGCACCCTGGCCGCCTCCCCTGCACGGCGAGGAATTCCACCTCAACATCCCGTACGCGATCCCGTTCACGGTGATCCTGGTGCTGTCCTCGCTGACGTGCCAGTTCGGCGTCTTCGCCGCGGAGCGCGGCGACGTCTACGGGCTCCGGCGCTGGTACATCGTCACGTTGATCATGGGCGCGATCTTCGTCGCGGGCCAGGCCAACGAGTACCACAACCTGGTGGAGGAGGGGCTGACGATCCCGTCCGGCCCGTTCGGCACGGTGTTCTACCTCGCCACCGGTTTCCACGGCCTGCACGTGATCGGCGGGCTCATCGCGTTCGTGTATCTGCTGATCCGCACCAAGCTCAGCAAGTTCACGCCCGCACAGGCCACCTCGGCGATCGTCGTGTCGTACTACTGGCACTTCGTCGACATCGTGTGGGTGGGCCTCTTCGCGGTGATCTACATCCTCCCCTGA
- a CDS encoding c-type cytochrome, which yields MTTSKKSPERRFRARSKLRRRFAGLLALGVALVGAGALYAVFAPEPQTAQAQGDPALLRQGEQVYNNTCIECHGKNLEGVQDRGPSLIGVGDAAVYFQTSSGRMPAARQEAQIERKPPKLTPSEIDAVGAFVQAHGGGAQRPDETGAALRGSDPARGGELFRLNCASCHNFTGRGGALSAGKYAPDLDPATEEQIYDAMLTGPQNMPKFSDRQLNPEEKKDIIAYVKSVSDGNNNPGGNGLGGFGPASEGLIAFVVGIAALVGITLWIGSKA from the coding sequence ATGACCACCAGCAAGAAGTCCCCGGAGCGCCGGTTCCGCGCGCGTTCGAAGCTGCGCAGGCGTTTCGCCGGCCTGCTCGCACTCGGTGTCGCGCTGGTGGGAGCCGGCGCCCTGTACGCCGTGTTCGCGCCCGAGCCCCAGACCGCGCAGGCCCAGGGCGACCCGGCTCTGCTGCGGCAGGGTGAGCAGGTCTACAACAACACCTGCATCGAGTGCCACGGCAAGAACCTCGAGGGCGTGCAGGACCGCGGTCCGAGCCTCATCGGCGTCGGCGACGCGGCCGTGTACTTCCAGACCTCGTCCGGCCGCATGCCCGCCGCGCGCCAGGAGGCGCAGATCGAGCGCAAGCCGCCGAAGCTCACGCCGAGCGAGATCGATGCCGTCGGCGCCTTCGTGCAGGCCCACGGCGGCGGCGCGCAGCGCCCCGACGAGACCGGTGCCGCGCTGCGCGGCAGCGACCCGGCGCGCGGTGGCGAGCTGTTCCGCCTCAACTGCGCGTCGTGCCACAACTTCACCGGTCGCGGTGGCGCGCTCTCCGCGGGTAAGTACGCGCCGGACCTCGACCCGGCCACCGAAGAGCAGATCTACGACGCGATGCTCACGGGGCCGCAGAACATGCCGAAATTCTCCGACCGGCAGCTCAACCCGGAGGAGAAGAAAGACATCATCGCTTATGTAAAGTCGGTGTCGGACGGCAACAACAACCCGGGTGGTAACGGCCTCGGCGGGTTCGGTCCCGCTTCCGAAGGCCTTATCGCTTTCGTCGTCGGAATTGCCGCGCTCGTGGGCATCACACTGTGGATTGGATCGAAGGCATGA
- a CDS encoding ubiquinol-cytochrome c reductase iron-sulfur subunit, giving the protein MSAEGPQPPSEAELAEMDRDQLLKLGGQLDGVEIVDYPEPWPVKDTRAERRAQRLVAFWFALSALAGLAFVVVVAWPHWWEYKDPSDASGHATYSLYTPALGVTLGIAVLALGIGVILYTKKFVPQETAVQQRSDGPSAEVDRATILAHLADAGARSTIARRSLIKRTAGASAGVLGLAVAALPLASFIKDPWKDTENENSLWHTGWQPQHPGEVVYLRANTGSLDDDVEKGVTLLRVEDLDAGGMETVFPYRKTEAGNREALAAALTRVDNPVMLIRLRPTDAARVVKRKGQEDYNFGDYYAYTKICSHVGCPTSLYEQRTNRILCPCHQSQFDALHYAKPIFGPATRPLAQLPITVDSEGYLIARGDFNEAIGPAFWERKS; this is encoded by the coding sequence ATGAGTGCCGAAGGGCCCCAGCCGCCCTCGGAGGCGGAACTGGCCGAGATGGACCGCGACCAGCTGCTCAAGCTGGGCGGTCAGCTGGACGGCGTCGAGATCGTCGACTACCCGGAACCGTGGCCGGTCAAGGACACCCGCGCCGAACGCCGCGCGCAGCGGCTCGTCGCGTTCTGGTTCGCCCTGTCCGCGCTCGCGGGCCTGGCGTTCGTCGTGGTCGTCGCCTGGCCGCATTGGTGGGAGTACAAGGACCCGAGCGACGCGAGCGGGCACGCCACCTACAGCCTGTACACCCCGGCACTGGGCGTCACGCTGGGCATCGCGGTACTCGCGCTCGGCATCGGCGTGATCCTGTACACGAAGAAGTTCGTGCCGCAGGAGACCGCGGTGCAGCAGCGCAGCGACGGTCCGTCGGCCGAGGTCGACCGCGCCACGATCCTCGCGCACCTGGCCGACGCCGGGGCCCGCAGCACCATCGCCCGCCGGTCGCTGATCAAGCGCACCGCCGGTGCGAGTGCCGGAGTGCTGGGTCTCGCGGTCGCGGCCCTGCCGCTGGCGTCCTTCATCAAGGACCCGTGGAAGGACACCGAGAACGAGAACTCGCTGTGGCACACCGGCTGGCAGCCGCAGCACCCGGGTGAGGTCGTCTACTTGCGCGCCAACACCGGCAGCCTGGACGACGACGTCGAGAAGGGCGTGACCCTGCTGCGCGTCGAAGACCTCGACGCCGGCGGCATGGAGACGGTGTTCCCGTACCGCAAGACCGAGGCGGGCAACCGCGAGGCGCTGGCCGCCGCGCTGACCCGCGTCGACAACCCGGTGATGCTCATCCGGCTGCGCCCCACCGACGCCGCGCGCGTGGTGAAGCGGAAGGGCCAGGAGGACTACAACTTCGGCGACTACTACGCGTACACGAAGATCTGCAGCCACGTCGGCTGCCCGACCTCCCTGTACGAGCAGCGCACGAACCGCATCCTCTGCCCGTGCCACCAGTCGCAGTTCGACGCCCTGCACTACGCCAAGCCCATCTTCGGCCCGGCGACGCGTCCGCTGGCCCAGCTGCCGATCACGGTTGACTCAGAGGGATACTTGATCGCACGGGGCGACTTCAACGAGGCCATCGGTCCGGCCTTTTGGGAGCGTAAGTCATGA
- a CDS encoding cytochrome bc complex cytochrome b subunit, giving the protein MSSLTTPTKGTSALEQHLGEAADNADQRYKLAKGLRHQMNKVFPTHWSFLLGEIALYSFIIILLSGVYLTLFFDPSMQEVTYHGSFQNLQGVEMSQAFRTTLDISFDVRGGLFVRQLHHWAALIFVASMMIHMFRIFFTGAFRKPREANWIIGGLLLVLGMFEGFFGYSLPDDLLSGTGIRATLSGIVLSVPVIGTWIHWALFGGEFPGDQIIPRLYTLHILLIPGIMLALVGVHLALVWYQKHTQFPGVRRKETNVVGVRIMPYFALKGGAFFTLVTGVIALMSGLFQINPVWNFGPYNPSMVSAGSQPDFYMAWADGMLRIWPAWEVYLGNYTIPAVFFPGAVGMPLLIGLLLAYPFMERKLSKDNAAHNLLQRPRDAPVRTALGMMALGFFLVIELSGFNDIIADQFDISLNATTWAGRIGVLIVPPIAYYITYRICLGLQRADREVLEHGVETGIIKRLPHGEFIEVHQPLAGVDSHGHAVPLEYQGAAVPKKMNKLGTAGHAVPGSIWTPDPPEESAALERASHGNGHAELESSESESHEVGTKH; this is encoded by the coding sequence ATGAGCTCACTGACCACGCCCACCAAGGGCACGAGCGCGCTCGAGCAACACCTCGGCGAGGCCGCGGACAACGCGGACCAGCGGTACAAGCTGGCCAAGGGCCTGCGTCACCAGATGAACAAGGTCTTCCCCACGCACTGGTCGTTCCTGCTGGGCGAGATCGCGCTGTACAGCTTCATCATCATCCTGCTCTCGGGTGTGTACCTGACGCTGTTCTTCGACCCCTCCATGCAGGAAGTCACCTACCACGGGAGCTTCCAGAACCTGCAGGGCGTCGAGATGTCGCAGGCGTTCCGCACCACGCTGGACATCTCGTTCGACGTGCGCGGCGGCCTCTTCGTGCGGCAGCTGCACCACTGGGCCGCGCTGATCTTCGTCGCCTCGATGATGATCCACATGTTCCGGATCTTCTTCACCGGCGCGTTCCGCAAGCCGCGTGAGGCCAACTGGATCATCGGTGGCCTGCTGCTGGTCCTGGGAATGTTCGAGGGCTTCTTCGGCTACTCGCTCCCGGACGACCTGCTCTCCGGTACCGGTATCCGCGCGACCCTGTCGGGCATCGTCCTCTCGGTGCCGGTCATCGGCACCTGGATCCACTGGGCGCTGTTCGGCGGCGAGTTCCCGGGCGACCAGATCATCCCGCGCCTGTACACACTGCACATTCTGCTGATCCCAGGCATCATGCTCGCGCTCGTCGGTGTGCACCTGGCGCTGGTCTGGTACCAGAAGCACACGCAGTTCCCGGGTGTGCGGCGCAAGGAGACCAACGTCGTCGGCGTGCGGATCATGCCGTACTTCGCCCTCAAGGGCGGCGCCTTCTTCACGCTGGTCACCGGTGTCATCGCGCTGATGTCCGGCCTGTTCCAGATCAACCCGGTCTGGAACTTCGGGCCGTACAACCCGTCGATGGTGTCGGCCGGGTCGCAGCCTGACTTCTACATGGCCTGGGCCGACGGCATGCTGCGCATCTGGCCCGCGTGGGAGGTCTACCTCGGGAACTACACGATCCCGGCGGTGTTCTTCCCCGGCGCGGTGGGCATGCCGCTGCTGATCGGGCTGCTGCTGGCGTACCCGTTCATGGAACGCAAGCTGTCGAAGGACAACGCGGCGCACAACCTGCTCCAGCGGCCGCGCGACGCACCGGTCCGCACCGCGCTGGGCATGATGGCGCTCGGGTTCTTCCTGGTCATCGAGCTGTCGGGCTTCAACGACATCATCGCCGACCAGTTCGACATCTCACTGAACGCCACCACATGGGCCGGCCGCATCGGCGTGCTGATCGTGCCGCCGATCGCCTACTACATCACCTACCGGATCTGCCTGGGTCTGCAGCGGGCCGATCGCGAGGTGCTGGAGCACGGCGTGGAAACGGGCATCATCAAGCGCCTGCCGCACGGTGAGTTCATCGAGGTCCACCAGCCGCTGGCCGGCGTGGACAGCCACGGCCACGCGGTCCCGCTCGAGTATCAGGGCGCCGCAGTGCCGAAGAAGATGAACAAGCTCGGCACCGCCGGGCACGCCGTCCCGGGTTCGATCTGGACCCCGGACCCGCCGGAGGAGTCGGCCGCTCTCGAGCGGGCGTCGCACGGCAACGGGCACGCCGAGCTGGAAAGCTCGGAGTCCGAGTCGCACGAGGTCGGGACCAAGCACTAG
- a CDS encoding Lrp/AsnC family transcriptional regulator — translation MITAIVLINVEAEEIPQAAQAIADLEGVNEVYSCAGDVDLIATVRVKAHEDLADLIPGRIGKVSGVLDTVTHIAFRSYSRADTDSAFEIGVEGA, via the coding sequence GTGATCACGGCGATCGTGCTGATCAACGTAGAGGCCGAGGAGATCCCGCAGGCCGCACAGGCGATCGCGGACCTCGAAGGGGTCAACGAGGTCTACTCGTGCGCCGGTGACGTCGACCTGATCGCCACAGTGCGCGTGAAGGCCCACGAGGACCTCGCCGACCTCATCCCCGGCCGCATCGGCAAGGTGAGCGGCGTGCTGGACACCGTCACGCACATCGCGTTCCGCTCGTACTCACGGGCCGACACGGACTCCGCGTTCGAGATCGGCGTCGAAGGCGCCTGA
- a CDS encoding DEDD exonuclease domain-containing protein, with translation MDTRPRPGQAQLAFDELGTPLRDITFVVFDLETTGTKPGPDAITEIGAVKVRGGEVVAEFATLVNPGSPIPPQVVELTGITQAMVYDAPRIERVLPAFLEFISGAVLVAHNSGFDTGFMRAACEGHGYVWPRATVICTVKLARRVIPREEARSYRLSNLAMLLGSRTRPTHRALDDARATVDVLHALLERVGNVGVHTVEELVDYLPEVTTAQRRKRHLAADLPARPGVYLFRGPREEVLYVGTARDLRRRVRQYFTGSESRGRIREMVALAERVEAIECAHSLEAEIRELRLIAAHRPMYNRRSKNPHHAWWVGLTDEAFPRLSVVRLPREGTLGPFRSQADARTAADTLAGAAGLRTCTMRISARGGSATPCVLAELGRCGAPCAGRQSVDDYSPAVTAARDLISGDDGRPLKIAAAQLDRLSEGRHYEQAARHRDELADLVRSVGRSHRQAALADIAELIAANPDGNGGWELSVIRHGRLASAGVARRGVPPMPVVEHLVAAAETVLPGEGPLRGASGEEVTVLLRWLARPGVRLVRTTRPWAEPTAVAGWRGWLDLAAGARTLERVAG, from the coding sequence ATGGACACCCGACCGCGGCCCGGCCAGGCTCAGCTGGCCTTCGACGAGCTCGGCACCCCGTTGCGGGACATCACGTTCGTCGTCTTCGACCTCGAGACCACGGGCACGAAGCCGGGACCGGACGCGATCACCGAGATCGGGGCCGTGAAGGTGCGCGGCGGTGAGGTGGTGGCCGAGTTCGCGACGCTGGTGAACCCGGGTTCGCCGATCCCGCCGCAGGTGGTGGAGCTCACGGGCATCACGCAGGCGATGGTCTACGACGCGCCGCGCATCGAGCGCGTGCTGCCCGCGTTCCTCGAGTTCATCTCCGGCGCGGTGCTCGTGGCCCACAACTCGGGGTTCGACACGGGCTTCATGCGGGCCGCGTGCGAGGGCCACGGCTATGTCTGGCCGCGCGCCACGGTGATCTGCACGGTGAAGCTCGCCCGGCGCGTGATCCCGCGCGAGGAGGCGCGCAGCTACCGGCTCTCGAACCTGGCGATGCTGCTCGGCTCCCGCACCCGGCCCACGCACCGAGCGCTCGACGACGCCCGTGCCACCGTCGACGTGCTCCACGCGCTGCTGGAGCGGGTCGGCAACGTCGGCGTGCACACGGTCGAAGAGCTCGTCGACTACCTGCCCGAGGTGACCACCGCGCAGCGGCGCAAACGCCACCTCGCGGCCGACCTGCCGGCGCGGCCCGGGGTGTACCTGTTCCGCGGCCCGCGTGAGGAGGTCCTCTACGTCGGCACCGCGCGGGACCTGCGCCGGCGCGTGCGGCAGTACTTCACGGGCTCGGAAAGCCGCGGGCGCATCCGCGAGATGGTGGCGCTGGCCGAACGCGTGGAGGCCATCGAATGCGCCCATTCGCTGGAGGCCGAGATCCGCGAGCTGCGGCTCATCGCGGCCCACCGGCCGATGTACAACCGGCGCTCGAAAAATCCCCACCACGCGTGGTGGGTCGGGCTCACCGACGAGGCCTTCCCGCGCCTGTCCGTGGTCCGGCTGCCGCGCGAAGGCACCCTCGGCCCCTTCCGCAGCCAGGCCGACGCCCGCACGGCCGCCGACACGCTCGCGGGCGCCGCCGGGCTGCGCACGTGCACGATGCGGATTTCGGCCCGCGGCGGCTCCGCGACCCCGTGTGTGCTGGCCGAGCTGGGCCGCTGCGGCGCGCCGTGCGCCGGCCGGCAGAGCGTGGACGACTACTCCCCCGCCGTCACGGCCGCGCGCGACCTCATCTCCGGCGACGACGGGCGTCCCCTGAAGATCGCCGCGGCCCAGCTCGACCGGCTCTCGGAGGGCCGGCACTACGAGCAGGCCGCCCGCCATCGCGACGAGCTGGCGGACCTCGTGCGTTCCGTCGGCCGGTCCCACCGGCAAGCCGCGCTCGCCGACATCGCCGAACTCATCGCCGCCAACCCGGACGGCAACGGCGGCTGGGAGCTGTCGGTGATCCGCCACGGCCGCCTGGCGTCCGCGGGGGTAGCCCGCCGCGGAGTGCCGCCGATGCCGGTGGTGGAACACCTGGTCGCCGCCGCGGAAACCGTGCTGCCCGGCGAAGGGCCGTTGCGCGGCGCGTCCGGAGAAGAAGTCACGGTGCTGCTGCGCTGGCTCGCCCGGCCCGGCGTGCGGCTCGTGCGCACCACGCGGCCCTGGGCCGAACCCACCGCCGTCGCCGGCTGGCGCGGGTGGCTCGACCTGGCGGCCGGTGCGCGGACGCTGGAACGGGTGGCGGGGTGA